In Nymphalis io chromosome 11, ilAglIoxx1.1, whole genome shotgun sequence, one genomic interval encodes:
- the LOC126771762 gene encoding uncharacterized protein LOC126771762, whose amino-acid sequence MSNFIAMYDCHVKSQQPVYDLYKKYLPLIRRGKYTCVGLGIELIRKWRTLDKKFPGFETATALISCEEAVVDVKDYVMMGEAPDSVECAEKEHVLIGVQIIIDGRPGIMLADPGYHVGRIITVMSDRAFPHTGWFTKSDDTECRKEYEYSYNPHNSNYIEWHERVTRGNLVKYQTSLIYAAQPYLDSIYVTEKRNLVYNFRSLLSRDPKGNLKAGMYFPVGRRIQEAAFTVFSDVGTEKRKTKYKFSAFTDPKNVDPSVVEEIERCSVQMRYKKRYLMQVIAKLANMMSNHIFINQVLDINDDICRMSL is encoded by the exons ATGAGCAACTTCATCGCTATGTACGACTGTCATGTTAAGTCGCAGCAGCCGGTATacgatctatataaaaaatacttaccaCTGATCAGGAGAGGAAAGTATACGTGTGTGGGTTTGGGAATAGAATTGATTCGGAAATGGCGAACCTTGGACAAAAAGTTTCCTGGCTTCGAAACGGCGACCGCGTTGATATCTTGTGAGGAGGCGGTGGTGGATGTGAAGGACTACGTGATGATGGGAGAAGCGCCAGACTCCGTAGAGTGCGCGGAAAAGGAGCACGTTTTGATCGGTGTTCAGATCATTATAGATGGACGCCCGGGGATCATGTTAGCCGACCCTGGATACCATGTAGGCCGAATAATTACTGTTATGTCCGACCGTGCTTTTCCACATACCG GTTGGTTCACCAAATCCGATGACACAGAATGTCGTAAGGAGTACGAGTACAGTTACAACCCTCACAACAGCAACTACATCGAGTGGCACGAGCGGGTGACGAGAGGCAACCTCGTCAAATACCAGACATCGCTGATCTACGCGGCGCAACCCTACCTCGACAGCATATACGTCACAGAGAAGCGAAACTTGGTCTACAACTTTAG GAGCTTGCTATCACGAGATCCAAAGGGAAATCTAAAAGCCGGCATGTACTTTCCCGTGGGTAGACGTATACAGGAAGCAGCATTCACCGTCTTCTCCGACGTCGGCACGGAAAAGCGTAAAACCAAGTACAAATTCAGTGCCTTCACAGATCCCAAAAAC GTTGACCCATCTGTGGTAGAGGAAATAGAGCGTTGCAGCGTACAGATGAGATACAAGAAGAGATACCTTATGCAAGTTATCGCCAAACTTGCGAATATGATGTCCAATCACATATTCATCAACCAAGTTCTCGACATTAACGATGACATATGTCGAATGTCATTATGA